The Chitinophaga pinensis DSM 2588 region TAGCAACAGTGTGAAGATGGATAACCCATCTCAGTCCCTGCGTTTACAGGAACCACTGATCCAGGTGGCACAGAATATCCAGGTTGTGTCAGCACAGTCTATCAGGGAACAGCAGATCATCAGCATGAGTGATGGGATCATCCGTAACGTGAGCGGTGCAGTAAGATTAGAACACTGGGGCGACTTATATACAAACATTACCATGCGTGGTTCACAGATAAAGGCTTTCCGGAATGGTTTCAACGTCGTGAGTTCCTACTGGGGACCACTGACAGAAGATATGAGCTTTGTTGATCACATTGAATTTGTAAAAGGACCTGCGGGTTTTATGATCTCTGCCGGTGATCCAAGCGGATTATACAATGTAGTGACTAAAAAGCCGACCGGTCAGACTAAAAACGAGTTTAGCTATACCGTAGGTAGCTTTAACCTTAACCGTGCGTCACTGGACCTGGATGGTAAATTGAGTAAAGACGGCAAACTGTTATATCGTCTCAACCTCTCCGGACAGAACAAAGGTTCCTTCCGTGCCAATGAATTTAATGACCGTTATGCCATTGCTCCGGTACTTTCATACCAGGTAGACGATAAGACGAAATTAACGGTAGAATATGTTTACCAGCGTGCGAATATGTCAGACGTCGGTTCTTACTATATATTCACGCCTAAAGGATATGGTGCATTACCAAGGGATCTCTCTGATCTGCCTTCCGGTTTGCCACCAACGAAGATCAATGACCACAGTTTTACCGTGAATCTCCAGCATCAGATCAATGAAAACTGGAAACTGACTGCCCAGGCTGCCTATTATAAATATAGCCAGGATGGTACTTCTATGTGGGCTGATTCCGTGGAAGCAGATGGGAGATATTACAGGAATGTCGGTATATGGGAAGCTAAAAGCGCGATGTCCCTGGGCCAGATCTTCTTAAATGGCAAAGTAACTACCGGCCCTGTCGTACACAAGATCTTAGCAGGTATTGATCTGGGTGATAAGCGATATACCGCTGACTACGCACAGACGCATTCACTGGATACAGGATCTGCTCCTTTTGATCCCAATCATCCCAACCTCGATTATCCTTCCAACGGGTATCCGGTATATGATCGTACTTCAAGCCTGGAAGCAAGAGCGGCGGCGGGATTTGGTCTGATTAACTCCAATTATTCCAGCCTTTACCTGCAGGATGAACTGGGCTTCCTGAACAACAGGATAAGATTAACACTGGCAGGTCGTTATACCTACATCAGTCAGTCTGACTTTGGTACAACATCGAAAGCAAAACGTTTCACGCCGCGTGTGGGACTGAGTGTTTCTATTGACGATTTCACTGCTGTGTATGGTTTGTATGACCAGGCATTTACACCACAGGCGGGCGCTGTCAGTATTGGTAAGTTAAAACCATTGACAGGCAATAATATTGAATTTGGTATCAAAAGAGACTGGCTGAATGGAAAATGGAATACCACTGTAGCGGTATACCGCATATTGAAAGAGAACGAACTGACAGCTGATCCGAATGCCCCTGCTAATTCCGGTCTGAGCATCGTATTCGGCCAGCGCAGAGCGCAGGGTATAGAGTTTGATCTTCGTGGAGAATTACTGCCGGGACTGGATCTGACAGCCAACTATGCATTGACTGAAGCGAAAGTAAGTAAGGTAAATCCAGGTATCTCTGAAGCTACCGGTATAAAAGTAGGGGATGTAGTACCCGGCTATTCCAAGCATGTGGCAAATGCCTGGCTGACTTACAAGTTGCTGAACGGCGCTTTGAAAGGAGCGGGCGTTTCTGCCGGCTTTACTTACCTGGCAGGTCGTGAGACGGATACCTGGAGTGTTGGTCTGCAACGCTTACCTGATTACTTTAAGATGGAAGGTGGCCTGTTCTGGGAAGGAAGTAAGCTGCGTATCGGTGCTAACGTGTTTAATATCTTTGATAAGTATTTATACAGCGGTTCTTACTATTCTTACCTGAATGCTTATTACTATCAGGCGGAAGCACCACGTAACTACCGGCTTTCTGTTTCCTACAAATTCTGATCTTTATAGTAAATAAAAAATCGCCCGGTCATATTGGCCGGGCGATCTACAGCCGTTCTACAAATGCGCGCATTTTCTGAAGACCATTTTCATCAGGGAGGCTGCCATATCCAGCTCCCATATTATCTGCCAGATGTTTTGGGTTTGAAGTGCCAGGTATCACAC contains the following coding sequences:
- a CDS encoding TonB-dependent receptor, coding for MRRLQAVFFLLFLTSVVNAQQQHGSISGIVSTKNGEPVAYVTVGVKGTSYGATTTDKGNFRINRINPGTYTISVSAVNIISQEKQVTVNAGQNEIINFELDLSNTQLKEVMVNARSNSVKMDNPSQSLRLQEPLIQVAQNIQVVSAQSIREQQIISMSDGIIRNVSGAVRLEHWGDLYTNITMRGSQIKAFRNGFNVVSSYWGPLTEDMSFVDHIEFVKGPAGFMISAGDPSGLYNVVTKKPTGQTKNEFSYTVGSFNLNRASLDLDGKLSKDGKLLYRLNLSGQNKGSFRANEFNDRYAIAPVLSYQVDDKTKLTVEYVYQRANMSDVGSYYIFTPKGYGALPRDLSDLPSGLPPTKINDHSFTVNLQHQINENWKLTAQAAYYKYSQDGTSMWADSVEADGRYYRNVGIWEAKSAMSLGQIFLNGKVTTGPVVHKILAGIDLGDKRYTADYAQTHSLDTGSAPFDPNHPNLDYPSNGYPVYDRTSSLEARAAAGFGLINSNYSSLYLQDELGFLNNRIRLTLAGRYTYISQSDFGTTSKAKRFTPRVGLSVSIDDFTAVYGLYDQAFTPQAGAVSIGKLKPLTGNNIEFGIKRDWLNGKWNTTVAVYRILKENELTADPNAPANSGLSIVFGQRRAQGIEFDLRGELLPGLDLTANYALTEAKVSKVNPGISEATGIKVGDVVPGYSKHVANAWLTYKLLNGALKGAGVSAGFTYLAGRETDTWSVGLQRLPDYFKMEGGLFWEGSKLRIGANVFNIFDKYLYSGSYYSYLNAYYYQAEAPRNYRLSVSYKF